The proteins below are encoded in one region of Opisthocomus hoazin isolate bOpiHoa1 chromosome 26, bOpiHoa1.hap1, whole genome shotgun sequence:
- the LOC142364207 gene encoding feather keratin Cos2-2-like, translated as MSCCNPCLPCQPCGPTPLANSCNEPCFRQCQSSNVVIQPSAVVVTLPGPILSSFPQNTVVGSSTSAAVGSILSCDGVPISSGGFDLSCITSRYCGNRCQPC; from the coding sequence atgtcctgctgcaacccatgcctgccatgccagccctgcggcccgaccccgctggccaacagctgcaatgagccctgtttcaggcagtgccagagctccaatgttgtcatccagccctccgccgtggtggtgactctgcccggacccatcctcagctccttcccacagaacaccgttgtgggatcctccacctctgctgctgttggcagcatcctcagctgtgatggagtgcccatttcctccggaggctttgacctctcctgcattaccagccgctactgtgggAACAGATGTCAGCCCTGCTAA